Proteins encoded by one window of Culicoides brevitarsis isolate CSIRO-B50_1 chromosome 2, AGI_CSIRO_Cbre_v1, whole genome shotgun sequence:
- the LOC134832848 gene encoding beta-1,3-glucan-binding protein-like gives MKQFLSIFAFFFVFQRIICCSDSITTASGPFAPARICSGELIFEENFDKFDLDLWNHEVSLYGGYNGEFQWYTNHRDNTFAQDGKLFVMPTLTYKYLPCNCPESLTSYTLDLLKEEPFVCTNADREGCFMQGTSEEIINPVRSGRIKTDNGFRFKYGKVEVRAKVPRGPFLWPAVWMMPAESVYGGWPNSGEIDIMESRGNKQILTKNGEEIGNRRALQTLHFGNGWQHHEYRETNNLNDEEFGKDFHLFKLEWTPEHIKFQTDDFPERILNSPFQGNYTGSENEIAPFDQEFYFIINLAVGGTHGYFPDDAEYAPELKPYRNDDGRRVGQTKYWNANTWKGIEKDPEGSSLQVDYIKVWAL, from the exons ATGAAGcagtttttgtcgattttcgcttttttcttcgtttttcagcGAATTATTTGTTGTTCTGATTCAATAACAACCGCAAGTGGTCCCTTTGCTCCCGCCCGAATTTGTTCtggagaattaatttttgaagaaaatttcgacaaattcGATCTTGACCTGTGGAATCACGAAGTTTCGCTTTATGGAGGGTACAACGGCGAGTTTCAGTGGTACACGAACCATCGTGACAACACTTTTGCGCAAGATGGAAAGTTGTTTGTGATGCCGACGCttacttataaatatttgccaTGCAATTGTCCGGAGAGTTTGACGTCGTACACGTTGGATTTGCTGAAAGAAGAGCCTTTTGTTTGCACAAATGCCGATCGTGAAGGTTGTTTCATGCAAGGAACGTCAGAGGAAATTATTAATCCGGTACGTTCGGGAAGAATTAAGACCGATAACGGATTTCGCTTTAAATATGGAAAAGTTGAGGTACGAGCAAAAGTTCCGCGAGGACCGTTTTTATGGCCTGCGGTTTGGATGATGCCAGCTGAGAGTGTTTACGGCGGATGGCCCAACAGTGGCGAGATTGACATCATGGAATCGCGtggaaataaacaaattttgacgaaaaatgggGAGGAAATTGGGAATAGAAGAGCTTTGCAAACGCTTCATTTCGGAAATGGATGGCAACATCACGAATATCGCgagacaaataatttaaatgacgAGGAATTTGGGAAAGATTTTCATTTGTTCAAGTTGGAATGGACTCCAG aacacaTTAAATTCCAAACCGACGATTTCCCTGAGAGAATTTTGAACAGTCCATTTCAAGGCAATTACACTGGATCTGAGAATGAAATTGCTCCATTCGATCaggagttttattttataattaatttggcAGTTGGAGGCACGCACGGATATTTTCCAGATGATGCGGAATATGCGCCGGAATTAAAGCCTTATAGAAATGACGATGGAAGGAGAGTTGGGCAGACAAAATATTGGAATGCGAATACATGGAAAGGGATTGAAAAAGATCCAGAAGGGAGTTCATTGCAAGTTGATTATATCAAAGTTTGGGCTCTTTAG
- the LOC134831427 gene encoding transmembrane protein 267, which produces MLFSTVTATKGLLTVLLGLICVGGDRLVDVNKESPLLKAISDNLTHGLVGLVSYLVVVIDYRTSISLSEQLLLTFACFIIACGIDVDHFIMARSWKLIHATSLPSRPYLHCSTIPLIFLILTFFASKFSFRLTLWTMMVFCAFLSHHIRDSTRRGLWFFGYGHTSALPYYVYVTAVMALPWIVIRIIDSLTVIKHSMTYNRVVDV; this is translated from the exons ATGTTGTTCAGTACAGTCACAGCGACAAAAGGGCTTTTAACAGTCCTCCTTGGACTGATTTGCGTCGGCGGTGACAGACTCGTCGATGTGAACAAAGAATCTCCCTTGTTGAAAGCCATTAGTGACAATTTAACGCATGGATTAGTTGGATTAGTCTCGTATTTGGTAGTTGTGATCGATTACAGAACGAGTATTTCGCTCTCGGAGCAGCTCTTATTGACTTTTGCGTGTTTCATCATCGCTTGCGGGATCGATGTTGATCATTTTATCATGGCGCGATCGTGGAAATTgatt caCGCAACGAGTCTTCCATCTCGACCATATCTTCATTGTTCAACGATTCCATTGATTTTTCTCATTCTGACATTCTTCGCGAGCAAATTCAGCTTTCGTTTAACACTGTGGACAATGATGGTCTTTTGTGCATTTCTCTCGCACCATATTCGAGACTCGACAAGACGAGGTCTGTGGTTTTTCGGATATGGGCATACAAGTGCCTTGCCCTATTATGTATACGTGACAGCAGTAATGGCGTTACCGTGGATCGTAATTAGGATAATTGATAGTTTAACTGTGATAAAGCATTCAATGACATACAATAGAGTAGTAGATGTTTAA